In Camelina sativa cultivar DH55 chromosome 16, Cs, whole genome shotgun sequence, a single window of DNA contains:
- the LOC104752577 gene encoding probable inactive receptor kinase At2g26730 has translation MAWVLNSLVSILLLTHLVNSESISEKQALLTFLKQTPHENRLQWNESDSACNWVGVECNANQSSIHSLRLPGTGLVGQIPPGSLGRLTQLRVLSLRSNRLSGQIPSDFSNLTHLRSLYLQHNEFSGEFPASITQLNNLIRLDISSNNLTGSIPFSVNNLTHLTGLFLGNNGFTGNLPSISLGLVDFNVSNNNLNGSIPSSLSRFSAESFTGNVDLCGGPLKPCKSFFVSPSPSPSSVTPSKRVSGKNSKLSTGAIVAISVASALVALLLLALLLFLCIRKRRGSKDARTKQRKPAGVAHTSLTNVDLPPGASSSKEEVTGTSSGMGGETERNKLVFTEGGVYSFDLEDLLRASAEVLGKGSVGTSYKAVLEEGTTVVVKRLKDVMASKKEFETQMEVVGKIKHPNVIPLRAYYYSKDEKLLVFDFMPTGSLSALLHGSRGSGRTPLDWDNRMRIAITAARGLAHLHVSAKLVHGNIKASNILLHQNQDTCVSDYGLNQLFSNSSPPNRLAGYHAPEVLETRKVTYKSDVYSFGVLLLELLTGKSPNQASLGEEGIDLPRWVLSVVREEWTAEVFDVELMRYHNIEEEMVQLLQIAMACVSTVPDQRPVMQEVLRMIEDVNRSETTDDGLRQSSDDPSKGSEGQTPPGESRTPPRSVTP, from the exons atggcatggGTTTTGAATTCTCTTGTCTCGATTTTGCTATTGACTCATCTAGTCAACTCAGAGTCAATCTCAGAGAAACAAGCTCTCCTCACCTTCCTTAAACAAACACCTCACGAGAACCGTCTTCAATGGAACGAGTCAGACTCAGCCTGTAACTGGGTCGGAGTCGAATGCAACGCAAACCAATCCTCAATCCACTCTCTCCGGTTACCAGGAACCGGTTTAGTCGGTCAGATCCCACCAGGATCGTTAGGCCGACTCACTCAGCTCCGGGTTCTAAGTCTTCGCTCTAATCGTCTCTCCGGTCAGATCCCTTCAGATTTCTCGAATCTCACTCACCTCCGAAGCTTGTATCTCCAACACAACGAATTCTCCGGCGAGTTTCCGGCGAGTATTACTCAGTTAAACAACTTGATTCGTCTTGATATCTCATCTAACAACCTCACTGGTTCGATTCCTTTCTCAGTCAACAATCTCACTCACTTGACTGGTTTGTTTCTCGGTAACAATGGTTTCACAGGGAACCTCCCAAGTATTAGTCTCGGTTTAGTCGATTTCAATGTCTCTAACAACAATCTAAACGGTTCGATTCCGTCTTCCTTGTCGAGGTTCTCAGCTGAATCGTTCACTGGGAATGTAGATCTCTGTGGTGGTCCTTTAAAGCCTTGTAAATCTTTCTTCGTGTCTCCGTCGCCATCTCCGTCGTCGGTTACTCCTTCAAAACGTGTATCCGGCAAGAACTCGAAGCTTTCCACGGGTGCCATTGTCGCCATATCCGTGGCTAGCGCACTCGTGGCGCTTCTCCTGTTGGCTCTGCTCTTGTTCTTGTGTATaaggaaaagaagaggaagcaaAGACGCGAGGACGAAGCAGAGGAAACCTGCGGGGGTAGCCCACACATCATTAACGAATGTGGATCTTCCACCGGGTGCTTCGTCCTCGAAAGAGGAAGTAACAGGGACGTCATCAGGAATGGGAGGTGAAACAGAGAGGAATAAGCTTGTTTTCACTGAAGGAGGAGTGTATAGTTTCGATTTGGAAGATTTGCTTAGAGCTTCAGCTGAGGTTTTAGGGAAAGGAAGTGTAGGGACGTCGTATAAGGCGGTGTTAGAGGAAGGTACCACGGTTGTTGTGAAGCGGCTTAAGGATGTTATGGCGTCAAAGAAAGAGTTCGAAACACAAATGGAGGTTGTTGGTAAAATCAAACACCCTAATGTGATTCCATTGAGAGCTTATTATTACTCCAAAGATGAGAAACTTCTCGTTTTCGATTTCATGCCTACCGGAAGCTTATCTGCTCTTCTTCAcg GGAGCCGTGGATCAGGGCGAACTCCGTTAGATTGGGATAACCGTATGAGAATTGCGATAACTGCTGCAAGAGGTTTGGCTCATCTACACGTTTCAGCCAAATTGGTACACGGAAACATCAAAGCCTCAAACATCCTACTACATCAAAACCAAGACACATGCGTCTCTGACTATGGACTGAATCAACTCTTCAGTAACTCGAGTCCACCAAACCGTTTGGCGGGTTACCATGCTCCTGAAGTTCTCGAGACACGGAAAGTAACTTACAAATCGGATGTGTACAGTTTCGGGGTGTTACTGCTTGAACTGTTGACAGGTAAATCACCAAACCAGGCATCACTTGGTGAAGAAGGCATTGATCTACCCCGGTGGGTACTTTCCGTGGTCCGGGAAGAATGGACTGCTGAAGTATTTGACGTTGAGCTGATGAGGTACCACAACATAGAGGAAGAGATGGTTCAGCTTCTTCAAATCGCAATGGCTTGTGTATCAACAGTTCCTGATCAAAGGCCAGTGATGCAAGAAGTTCTGAGAATGATTGAAGATGTGAACAGAAGTGAGACAACTGATGACGGGTTAAGACAATCGTCTGATGACCCGTCAAAAGGATCAGAAGGTCAGACTCCTCCTGGGGAATCAAGGACACCACCACGGTCAGTCACGCCTTAG
- the LOC104703492 gene encoding bifunctional epoxide hydrolase 2 has translation MEHHKVRGNGVDIHVAIQGPSDGPIVLLLHGFPELWYSWRHQIPGLAARGYRAVAPDLRGYGDSDAPTEISSYTCFNIVGDMIAVISALTSSEDEKVFVVGHDWGALIAWYLCLFRPDKIRALVNLSVPFSFRPTDPSVKPVDRLRAFYGDDYYVCRFQEVGDIEAEIAEVGTERVMKKILTYRTPAPLNIPKDISFWGSKDETIPLPSWLTEEDVAYFVTKFEEKGFSGPVNYYRNFNRNNELLGPWVGSKIQVPTKFVIGDLDLVYYMHGVKEYINGPKFKEDVPLLEEPVVMEGVAHFINQEKPQEILQIILDFISKF, from the exons atgGAGCACCACAAGGTAAGAGGAAACGGCGTAGACATCCATGTGGCGATCCAAGGCCCTTCCGATGGTCCTATAGTTCTCCTCCTCCATGGCTTCCCTGAGCTTTGGTACTCATGGCGTCACCAGATCCCCGGACTCGCCGCTCGTGGCTACCGAGCCGTTGCTCCTGACCTACGTGGTTACGGTGACTCCGATGCTCCTACTGAGATCTCTTCCTACACTTGCTTCAACATCGTAGGTGACATGATCGCTGTCATATCCGCCTTAACCTCTTCCGAGGATGAGAAGGTGTTTGTGGTTGGACATGACTGGGGAGCTCTCATCGCTTGGTACTTATGTCTCTTCCGACCTGATAAAATCAGAGCTTTGGTCAACCTTAGCGTTCCCTTCTCTTTCCGCCCAACCGATCCCTCGGTGAAGCCCGTTGATCGCTTGCGTGCTTTCTACGGCGATGATTACTACGTCTGTAGGTTTCAG GAGGTTGGAGATATTGAGGCTGAGATTGCAGAGGTTGGAACAGAGAGAGTTATGAAGAAGATACTCACTTACAGAACTCCTGCACCGCTTAATATACCGAAAGACATAAGCTTTTGGGGATCGAAAGATGAAACTATACCTTTACCGTCTTGGCTAACGGAGGAAGATGTTGCTTACTTCGTCACCAAGTTTGAAGAGAAAGGCTTCTCTGGTCCAGTCAATTACTACCGTAATTTTAACCG GAACAATGAGCTGTTGGGTCCATGGGTAGGAAGCAAAATCCAGGTGCCTACAAAGTTTGTGATAGGGGACCTTGATCTGGTCTACTATATGCATGGTGTGAAGGAATACATAAACGGTCCAAAGTTTAAGGAAGATGTGCCTTTGCTCGAAGAGCCTGTGGTCATGGAAGGAGTGGCTCACTTCATTAACCAAGAGAAGCCTCAAGAGATTCTCCAAATTATCCTTGACTTCATCTCCAAATTCTAA
- the LOC104752579 gene encoding cyclin-B1-4-like, whose protein sequence is MASRVSDLPHQRGLAGEIKTKNVAGHGRQNRKVLGDIGNLVTARDVVTGKDVAKKAKPQQTKAEVVIVISPDENEKSCKPHFSRRTHTRGTKTFTATLRARSKAAATASGVKDNVKEEEDPVIDIDAVDADNELAAVEYVDDIFKYYKTVEEEGGIKDYIGSQPEINQKMRSILIDWLVDVHRKFELMPETLYLTINLVDRFLSLAVVPRRELQLLGLGAMLIACKYEEIWAPEVNDFVCISDNAYSRKQVLAMEKSILGKVEWYITVPTPYVFLGRYVKASVPCNIEMEKLVFYLAELGLMKYPLVVLNRPSMLAASAVYAARQTLGKTPVWTETLKHHTGYLEDEIMEHAEMLMKLRDSASESTLTAVFKKHSVSENAEVALLSSLED, encoded by the exons ATGGCGTCTAGAGTCTCTGATCTTCCTCATCAGCGCGGATTGGCAG GCGAAATCAAAACGAAGAATGTTGCGGGACATGGGAGACAAAACCGAAAAGTTCTTGGAGACATTGGGAATCTTGTCACTGCTCGTGATGTTGTAACCGGAAAG GACGTTGCGAAGAAGGCGAAACCACAGCAGACAAAGGCTGAGGTTGTTATTGTCATTAGCCCTGATGAAAACGAGAAAAGCTGCAAACCGCATTTTAGCAGAAGAACTCATACAAGAGGAACCAAGACTTTTACCGCAACCTTAAGAGCACGAAGCAAGGCTGCTGCGACTGCGAGCGGAGTGAAAGATAACgtaaaggaggaggaggatcctGTGATTGATATTGATGCTGTGGATGCTGACAACGAACTTGCTGCTGTGGAATACGTAGATGACATCTTCAAGTATTACAAGACTGTAGAAGAGGAAGGGGGAATCAAAGACTATATAGGATCACAGCCTGAGATTAACCAGAAGATGAGATCCATTCTGATCGATTGGCTTGTAGACGTTCACAGGAAGTTTGAGTTGATGCCAGAGACGCTTTACCTAACCATTAACCTTGTTGATCGATTTCTATCTTTGGCTGTGGTTCCTAGAAGAGAGCTTCAGCTGTTGGGACTAGGTGCTATGCTTATAGCTTGCAAGTATGAAGAGATTTGGGCTCCTGAGGTTAATGACTTCGTCTGTATCTCCGACAATGCCTATAGCAGGAAACAGGTTTTGGCTATGGAGAAATCCATCTTAGGAAAAGTTGAATGGTACATCACTGTTCCAACTCCTTATGTGTTCCTTGGTCGCTATGTTAAAGCTTCGGTTCCATGTAACATTGAGATGGAGAAACTGGTGTTCTACTTGGCTGAGCTGGGACTTATGAAGTATCCTTTAGTTGTCTTAAACCGTCCATCGATGCTGGCTGCATCAGCGGTTTATGCTGCGCGTCAAACCCTTGGAAAGACGCCTGTTTGGACTGAGACCTTGAAACATCACACTGGCTACTTGGAAGATGAGATTAT GGAGCATGCGGAAATGCTGATGAAGTTAAGGGACTCGGCTTCAGAGAGTACACTAACTGCAGTGTTCAAGAAACACTCCGTCTCAGAAAACGCTGAAGTTGCTCTTCTTTCTTCCCTCGAAGACTAA
- the LOC104752580 gene encoding stomatal closure-related actin-binding protein 1, with amino-acid sequence MTRVTRDFRDSLQRDGVPAVSADVKFASSRFPNYRIGANDQIFDVKDDPKVLSMKEVVARETAQLMDQQKRLSVRDLANKFEKGLAAAAKLSEEAKLKEATSLEKHVLLKKLRDALESLRGRVAGRNKDDVEEAIAMVEALAVQLTQREGELFIEKAEVKKLASFLKQASEDAKKLVDEERAFARAEIESARAAVQRVEEALREHEQMSRASGKQDMEDLMKEVQEARRIKMLHQPSRVMDMEYELRALRNQLAEKSKHFLQLQKKLAMCRKSEENISLIYEIDGTEALGSCLRVRTCSNDAPDLSKCMIQWYRSSSGGSKKELISGATKSVYAPEPFDVGRVLHADITYDGRLLSLSTVGKIDPAAGLGSYVEALVRKHDVDFNVVVTQMSGEDHTSESIHLFHVGKMRIKLCKGKTVIAKEYYSSAMQLCGVRGGGNAAPQALYWQAKKGVSFVIAFESERERNAAIMLARRFACDCNVTLAGPDDRTETGQSP; translated from the exons ATGACAAGGGTTACCCGCGATTTCCGGGATTCATTGCAGAGAGATGGTGTTCCAGCAGTATCAGCAGATGTGAAATTTGCTTCAAGTAG ATTTCCTAATTATAGAATTGGGGCTAATGATCAGATATTTGATGTGAAAGATGACCCTAAAGTGCTATCAATGAAAGAGGTTGTTGCGCGTGAGACAGCACAGCTTATGGACCAGCAAAAACGTTTGTCTGTTCGTGACCTTGCCAATAAATTTGAGAAGGGTTTGGCTGCAGCTGCTAAGCTATCCGAGGAG GCAAAACTCAAAGAAGCAACTTCCTTGGAGAAACATGTTCTATTAAAGAAACTTCGAGATGCACTGGAGTCTCTCAGAGGACGTGTGGCAGGTAGGAACAAGGATGATGTAGAGGAAGCCATTGCCATG GTTGAAGCTCTGGCTGTTCAGTTAACCCAGCGAGAAGGAGAGCTGTTCATAGAAAAAGCGGAAGTGAAGAAGCTGGCGTCTTTTTTAAAGCAG GCCTCAGAGGATGCTAAGAAACTTGTCGATGAGGAAAGAGCTTTTGCGCGTGCTGAGATTGAAAGTGCTAGAGCAGCTGTACAAAGAGTGGAAGAAGCCCTGCGAGAACATGAGCAGATGTCCCGGGCCTCTGGGAAACAG GACATGGAAGACTTAATGAAGGAAGTTCAAGAAGCTAGGCGGATTAAAATGCTGCATCAGCCAAGCAGG GTAATGGACATGGAGTATGAGCTTCGAGCACTGAGGAATCAGCTTGCAGAAAAATCTAAACATTTTCTTCAACTACAAAAGAAG CTCGCAATGTGCAGAAAGAGCGAGGAAAATATATCCCTTATATATGAAATAGATGGCACCGAAGCTCTAGGTTCTTGTTTGCGAGTCAGAACTTGCTCCAATGATGCTCCTGATCTTTCCAAGTGTATGATCCAATGGTACCGATCATCTTCTGGTGGCAGCAAGAAGGAGCTTATATCAG GTGCCACAAAATCAGTTTACGCTCCCGAGCCTTTTGATGTTGGACGTGTCTTGCATGCAGATATCACTTACGATGGCCGTTTGCTTTCATTATCCACAGTTGGAAAGATTGATCCAG CTGCTGGATTGGGTAGCTATGTGGAGGCTTTAGTACGCAAACACGATGTTGATTTTAAT GTAGTTGTGACCCAAATGAGTGGGGAAGACCATACATCAGAATCTATCCACTTGTTTCACGTTGGTAAAATGAGGATAAAACTTTGCAAGGGAAAGACAGTGATTGCAAAAGAATACTACTCTAGTGCAATGCAG CTATGTGGAGTGAGAGGAGGTGGAAACGCTGCACCTCAGGCATTGTATTGGCAAGCGAAGAAAGGGGTGTCCTTTGTGATAGCTTTTGAgtctgagagagaaagaaacgcTGCGATCATGCTTGCACGAAGATTCGCTTGTGATTGTAAT GTGACCCTTGCGGGACCAGATGACAGAACAGAGACGGGTCAAAGCCCATGA
- the LOC104754064 gene encoding proteasome-associated protein ECM29 homolog encodes MASSSSLVSKSDGELDEMLDRMLTRLALCDDSKLESLVSNLLPLTISSLSSQSPLVRNKVLEILSHVIGECHASKISDDVAAKYRSLIASQDKELFLDFCLHMLLYQPSSQGGGPSPGLSVFQVNRIMGKQALKGDMLTRRKLGILNVIGTMDLPGESVYPLYIAASVDSQEPVAKRGEDLLKKIASGTNMDDPKLINRLFLLFNGTTGTENVTPEHNVAPANASLKMKLMSGFCRSIAAANSFPATLQCIFGCMYGTGTTLRLKQMGMEFTVWVFKHGKIDQLKLMGPVILNAILKMLDGFTGSETDALSRETKTFSFQAIGLLAQRLPQLFREKTEMAVRLFDALKLETQSLRSTIQEAIISLAAAYKDSPENILRDLEVLLLANSLAEQNEARFCALRWATSLYNSQHCPSLYICMLSAADPKLDIREIALEGLFLKEEGRTIVSNHDHKYPKFVEMLGYILKQQPKLIDSSEMRSQKLLFPSQVYLVMIKFLVKCFELEMEESNTQAVGTDFLDSAQKMCLLLEHSLAFEGSAELHACASKALVSVGSYLPEMVEVYFSRKIMWLRGLLSHTDLSTRESVSRLLGMASCALSDAESCSLLSELVSSISQPQKLRFEAQHGGLCAIGFVSAHCLHRMPAVSEAVTQNAVKCLVDVVNLETAPLASVAMEALGHIGICGALPLLVNDSSPGTQVLEVLQERLSKLLSGDDIKSIQKIALSLGHLCLNETSSSHLKIALDLLFSLSRSKAEEILFAVGEALSFLWGGVPVTADMILKTNYTSLSTDSNFLMKEVKSLSDAKIDAEEDNRTITRETITGKLFNTLLYNSRKDERCAGTVWMLSLTMYCGQQSSIQLMLPKIQEAFSHLLGDQNELTQELASQGMSIIYELGDASMKKNLVDALVNTLTGTSKRKRAIKLVEDSEVFQEGTIGESPTGGKISTYKELCNLANEMGQPDLIYKFMDLANHQASLNSKRGAAFGFSKIAKQAGDALRPHLRLLIPRLIRYQYDPDKNVQDAMAHIWKALIQDPKKAVDEHLNHIFDDLLVQCGSRLWRSREASCLALADIIQGRKFDQVREHLKKLWIAAFRAMDDIKETVRNAGDKLCRAVTSLTIRIGDVTLTELSDAKQAMDIVLPFLLSEGIMSKVDSVRKASIGVVMKLAKGAGVALRPHLSDLVCCMLESLSSLEDQGLNYVELHAANIGIETEKLENLRISISKGSPMWETLDLCINIVDIESLDQLIPRLTQLVRGGVGLNTRVGVASFISLLVQKVGTEIKPFTGMLLRLLFPVAKEEKSSAAKRAFSSACGIVLKYSSPSQAQSLIEETAALHSGDRSSQIACASLFKSFSSTASDIMSSHQSAIVPAIFISRFEDEKQISSLFEEVWEDITSGERVTLQLFLQEIVNHICESITSSSWASKKKSGKAICKLTEVLGDSLSPHHKRLLQCLVNEIPGRLWEGKDALLDALGALSVACHEAITKEDPTTPTTILSLICSACKKKVKKYRESAFSCLEKVIIAFGDPEFFHAVFPMLYEMCSTAAVKTSTQVQPASDAVKTESENGEDGHVPLEKIMECVKSCIQVATIDDILSQKADLIHVLLISLSPGFLWTVKMSGISCVGKLSSKFQSLWNDSMDDLLPSDATKFVHELYHSLVPKLLECIHTVKIAQFHVAASTCLLELIELYSMVSSFHPVEVDFKAEIVSLLELEKSEEAKSVLRKSRDAVANLPSLTK; translated from the exons ATGGCATCTTCGTCTTCGTTAGTCTCCAAATCGGACGGTGAATTGGATGAAATGCTCGATCGGATGCTGACGAGACTCGCTCTTTGCGACGACTCCAAGCTCGAATCCCTAGTCTCTAACCTCCTTCCTCTTACCATATCTTCTCTGTCTTCTCAATCTCCCCTTGTTCGTAACAAG GTTCTTGAGATATTGAGTCAT GTCATTGGAGAATGTCATGCAAGCAAGATCAGTGATGATGTCGCTGCGAAGTATAGATCTCTGATTGCTTCTCAGGATAAAGAATTGTTTCTGGATTTTTGCCTTCATATGCTTTTGTATCAACCATCTTCTCAAGG AGGTGGACCTTCTCCTGGGCTTTCAGTTTTTCAAGTTAATCGTATAATGGGAAAGCAAGCGTTAAAAGGGGACATGCTTACTAGACGAAAG TTGGGGATCTTGAATGTCATTGGAACCATGGACCTACCTGGTGAATCCGTATATCCATTGTATATTGCTGCATCAGTAGATAG TCAAGAACCTGTAGCTAAGAGAGGGGAAGATCTTCTAAAAAAGATAGCTTCTGGAACAAATATGGATGATCCCAAGTTGATAAACAGACTGTTCTTGCTATTCAATG GCACTACAGGCACTGAAAATGTTACTCCGGAACATAATGTAGCTCCAGCAAATGCATCCTTGAAAATGAAGCTCATGTCTGGTTTCTGTCGTTCTATCGCAGCTGCAAATAGTTTTCCTGCAACATTGCAGTGCATATTTGGCTGCATGTATG GAACTGGAACAACCTTAAGGCTAAAGCAAATGGGAATGGAGTTCACCGTGTGGGTTTTCAAGCAT GGGAAGATAGATCAATTGAAACTTATGGGACCTGTTATACTGAATGCTATTCTAAAAATGCTTGATGGTTTCACAGGTTCAGAAACAG ATGCTCTGTCGAGGGAGaccaaaacattttcttttcaagCTATTGGTTTACTTGCACAACGTTTACCTCAGCTTTTTAG AGAAAAGACTGAAATGGCTGTTCGTCTTTTTGATGCGCTGAAGTTAGAAACCCAATCTCTTCGTTCAACCATCCAGGAGGCAATAATTTCTCTTGCTGCTGCATACAAG GACTCTCCAGAGAATATTCTCAGAGATTTGGAAGTGCTTCTGCTAGCAAATTCTCTGGCG GAACAAAATGAAGCTCGCTTTTGTGCTTTGCGATGGGCGACTTCTTTGTATAATTCACAACATTGTCCAAGTCTCTACATTTGCATGCTGAGCGCAGCAGATCCGAAGCTAGATATAAG GGAAATAGCACTCGAAGGACTCTTTCTGAAAGAAGAAGGTCGCACTATAGTCTCTAATCATGACcataaatatccaaaatttgTTGAGATGCTGGGGTACATTCTTAAGCAACAGCCAAAACTGATAGATTCTTCAGAAATGAGAAGCCAGAAGCTTCTCTTTCCCTCACAAGTATATCTTGTCATGATAAAGTTTTTAGTGAAGTGTTTTGAGTTAGAGATGGAGGAGAGCAATACCCAGGCAGTAGGGACTGATTTTTTGGATTCGGCACAAaaaatgtgtttgttgttgGAACATTCCTTGGCATTCGAAGGCTCGGCTGAACTTCATGCCTGTGCTTCTAAAGCATTGGTTTCAGTTGGCTCTTACCTTCCGGAG ATGGTTGAAGTTTACTTTTCCCGAAAAATTATGTGGCTAAGGGGTCTGCTTAGTCATACAGACTTGAGTACTCGTGAATCTGTATCGCGATTACTCGGAATGGCATCCTGTGCTCTTTCTGATGCTGAATCATGTTCCTTGCTTTCTGAATTGGTATCTTCAATTTCCCAACCGCAGAAGTTAAG GTTTGAGGCACAGCATGGGGGATTATGCGCTATAGGATTTGTTTCAGCACACTGTTTACATAGAATGCCTGCT GTCTCTGAAGCAGTTACTCAAAATGCTGTTAAATGTTTGGTGGATGTCGTTAACTTAGAGACTGCACCACTGGCTTCTGTTGCTATGGAAGCTCTGGGTCATATTGGCATTTGTGGCGCATTACCTCTtcttgttaatgattctagtcCAG GGACTCAAGTGCTGGAAGTTCTGCAAGAAAGATTGAGCAAGCTGCTCTCTGGTGATGATATAAAATCAATTCAGAAGATTGCTCTATCTCTTGGACATCTCTGTTTAAATGAAACGTCATCTTCGCACTTGAAAATAGCGCTTGATCTTTTATTTAGTCTTTCACGGTCAAAG GCTGAAGAAATTTTGTTTGCCGTGGGTGAGGCGTTATCTTTCCTCTGGGGTGGTGTACCAGTTACTGCTGATATGATTCTGAAAACTAATTACACTTCTCTTTCGACGGACTCAAATTTTTTGATGAAAGAAGTTAAATCTTTGTCTGATGCCAAAATTGATGCCGAGGAAGATAATCGTACTATAACCAGAGAAACAATTACTGGAAAACTCTTTAATACTCTTCTGTATAATAGCAGGAAGGATGAACGATGTGCTGGAACTGTGTGGATGCTGTCTTTGACCATGTACTGTGGCCAACAGTCATCAATCCAACTAATGCTTCCTAAAATCCAG GAGGCTTTCTCACATTTGTTAGGCGACCAGAATGAACTTACACAGGAGCTGGCATCCCAGGGCATGAGCATCATCTATGAACTTGGTGATGCATCAATGAAGAAAAACCTAGTAGATGCTCTGGTAAATACTCTAACTGGCACAAGCAAAAGAAAACGAGCTATAAAG cttGTTGAGGATTCTGAAGTGTTTCAAGAGGGAACCATCGGTGAGAGTCCCACTGGAGGGAAGATTAGCACTTACAAGGAGCTTTGTAATCTTGCAAATGAAATGGGGCAacctgatttaatttacaaatttatgGACTTAGCCAATCACCAAGCTTCTCTTAACTCAAAGAGAGGAGCTGCTTTTgggttctccaagatagccaAACAAGCAGGAGATGCTCTTCGACCACATTTGCGACTGTTGATTCCGAGGTTGATTCGTTATCAATATGATCCTGACAAAAATGTGCAG GATGCAATGGCACACATTTGGAAAGCACTGATACAAGACCCTAAGAAAGCTGTTGATGAACATTTGAATCACATCTTCGATGATTTGCTAGTACAATGTGGTTCACGGCTTTGGCGCTCTCGTGAGGCATCCTGTTTGGCCCTTGCTGATATAATTCAAGGTCGGAAATTTGACCAG GTCAGGGAGCATTTGAAAAAACTCTGGATAGCTGCATTCCGTGCAATGGATGACATTAAAGAGACTGTGAGAAATGCTGGTGATAAGTTATGTCGTGCTGTGACATCCTTAACGATAAGGATCGGTGATGTCACGCTTACTGAACTATCAGATGCAAAACAAGCAATGGAtattgttcttccttttttgcTTTCTGAAGGAATAATGAGTAAAGTGGACAGTGTACGTAAGGCTTCAATTGGAGTTGTTATGAAGCTTGCAAAG GGTGCTGGAGTTGCCCTCCGTCCACATTTGTCAGACTTAGTTTGCTGTATGTTGGAAAGTTTGTCTAGTCTTGAAGACCAAGGACTTAACTATGTTGAG TTGCATGCTGCCAATATTGGCATAGAAACCGAGAAACTTGAAAATTTACGAATTTCAATCTCGAAAGGCTCTCCAATGTGGGAAACTCTTGATCTGTGTATTAATATAGTGGATATTGAATCACTTGATCAGTTGATTCCTCGTCTCACGCAACTTGTTCGGGGTGGTGTTGGCCTCAATACAAG AGTTGGTGTTGCCAGCTTCATCTCCTTGCTAGTTCAGAAAGTTGGTACTGAGATAAAACCATTCACTGGAATGCTGCTAAGACTTTTGTTTCCTGTTGCCAAGGAGGAGAAAAGTTCTGCTGCAAAACGTGCTTTTTCAAGTGCTTGTGGCATTGTATTGAAGTATTCTAGCCCCTCTCAAGCTCAAAGCTTAATCGAAGAAACTGCAGCTCTGCACTCTGGTGATAGAAGCTCCCAGATCGCTTGTGCGAGTCTTTTCAAAAGCTTCTCATCTACAGCTTCTGATATAATGAGCAGTCATCAGTCAGCGATTGTTCCAGCTATATTTATTTCCAG ATTTGAGGATGAAAAACAGATTTCAAGTCTCTTTGAGGAGGTTTGGGAAGACATCACAAGTGGTGAAAGGGTCACACTGCAGTTGTTTCTGCAAGAAATTGTGAATCATATTTGCGAGAGCATCACATCATCCTCATGGGCAAGCAAAAAGAAG TCTGGTAAGGCAATTTGCAAACTAACTGAAGTCTTGGGTGATTCATTATCGCCGCACCACAAGAGATTGCTGCAATGTCTTGTCAATGAAATTCCTGGACGTTTATGGGAG GGAAAGGATGCTCTTTTGGATGCCCTTGGTGCTCTTTCAGTCGCTTGCCACGAAGCAATAACTAAGGAGGACCCAACAACTCCCACTACCATCTTGAGTCTTATCTGTTCTGCATGCAAAAAGAAAGTCAAGAAGTATCGCGAGTCAGCCTTTTCTTGTCTGGAGAAG GTCATAATAGCTTTTGGCGATCCAGAGTTTTTCCATGCTGTTTTCCCAATGTTGTATGAGATGTGTAGTACTGCTGCCGTCAAAACGAGCACTCAAGTCCAGCCAGCAAGTGATGCTGTCAAAACAG aatCAGAAAATGGAGAAGACGGACATGTCCCACTTGAAAAAATTATGGAATGCGTCAAGTCTTGCATCCAAGTGGCAACCATAGATGACATTCTTAGTCAGAAAGCAGATTTGATTCATGTTCTTCTAATTTCCTTATCACCTGGTTTTCTGTGGACTG TAAAAATGTCTGGAATTTCATGTGTGGGAAAGCTTTCTTCAAAGTTTCAGAGTCTTTGGAATGACTCCATGGATGACCTTTTACCTAGTGATGCAACAAAATTCGTTCATGAG TTATATCACTCACTAGTTCCTAAACTACTGGAATGCATACACACAGTGAAGATAGCGCAG TTTCATGTAGCTGCTTCCACATGCCTACTGGAGTTGATTGAACTGTATAGCATGGTCTCGTCGTTTCATCCCGTGGAAGTAGATTTCAAAGCTGAGATTGTATCTTTGCTTGAGCTCGAGAAGAGCGAAGAAGCCAAGTCGGTGTTGAGAAAATCCAGGGATGCTGTTGCAAATCTCCCCTCGTTAACTAAGTAA